From the Lolium rigidum isolate FL_2022 chromosome 2, APGP_CSIRO_Lrig_0.1, whole genome shotgun sequence genome, one window contains:
- the LOC124692932 gene encoding cyclin-dependent kinase F-4 yields the protein MDRFKLIKEVGDGTFGSVWRAINKQNGEVVAVKKMKRKYYSFEECMSLREVKSLRRMNHPNIVKLKEVIRENDILYFIMEYMECNLYQLMKDRVKPFAESDVRNWCFQIFQALAYMHQRGYFHRDLKPENLLVSKDVLKLADFGLAREVSSAPPYTEYVSTRWYRAPEVLLQSSDYDSAVDMWAMGAIMAELLTLHPLFPGTSEADEILKICNVIGSPDEQTWPEGLSLAGAMKYQFPQVRGNQLSEVMRSASSEAVDLISSLCSWDPCKRPKAAEVLTHAFFKDCTYVPASVRSKAAVPPKTPPCVGVKGVTGHIARRYSTGALSTTKPPSNISVKSNSLSKIGVQRKLQLDRQAPQKSTRPTESNSKVTTSRVPARNSPGNPVLRHSRSLPETGRATIPKVSSITDKLAHMSVTSRTRTTVKPPVPMLKAGHVKSDFLGKSDEIPPAKRLTRKLVS from the exons ATGGACAG ATTCAAGTTGATTAAGGAAGTTGGTGATGGGACTTTCGGGAGCGTATGGCGTGCTATAAATAAACAAAATGGTGAAGTA GTGGCGGTGAAGAAAATGAAGAGAAAATATTATTCTTTCGAGGAATGTATGAGTTTACGTGAAGTAAAG TCTTTACGGCGCATGAATCACCCTAACATAGTGAAGCTCAAGGAGGTTATAAGGGAAAATGATATATTATACTTCATAATGGAATACATG GAGTGCAATCTCTACCAACTTATGAAAGACAGAGTCAAGCCTTTCGCGGAGTCAGATGTCCGTAATTGGTGCTTTCAGATTTTTCAAGCTCTTGCTTATATGCACCAGAGGGGATACTTTCATCGTGACCTCAAACCTG AGAATCTGTTGGTTAGCAAAGATGTCCTAAAGCTAGCAGACTTTGGTCTAGCAAGGGAAGTTTCATCTGCACCACCATACACAGAATATGTGTCAACACGCTG GTACCGAGCACCTGAAGTATTGCTCCAGTCATCGGATTATGATTCTGCAGTTG ATATGTGGGCAATGGGTGCCATAATGGCTGAGCTGTTGACACTGCATCCTCTTTTCCCGGGCACGAG TGAAGCGGATGAAATTCTCAAGATTTGCAACGTTATTGGTAGTCCAGACGAGCAAACATGGCCTGAAGGATTGTCTCTTGCAGGGGCGATGAAGTATCAGTTCCCACAG GTCAGAGGCAATCAACTGTCGGAGGTGATGAGATCGGCTAGCAGTGAGGCAGTTGACCTTATATCC TCTCTGTGCTCATGGGATCCTTGCAAGAGACCAAAAGCTGCAGAAGTTCTCACGCATGCATTCTTTAAG GATTGTACATATGTTCCGGCTTCTGTCCGGTCAAAAGCTGCAGTTCCACCTAAAACGCCTCCATGTG TTGGAGTTAAAGGAGTTACAGGGCACATTGCTCGGAGATACTCCACTGGAGCTCTGTCCACAACCAAACCTCCTAGCAACATATCTGTAAAATCAAACAGCTTATCGAAAATTG GTGTGCAAagaaaacttcaattggatcgccAGGCACCACAGAAGAGTACACGACCCACTGAGAGTAACAGCAAAGTAACTACTAGCCGAGTACCAGCAAGGAATAGCCCAG GGAACCCGGTACTACGGCATTCACGCAGTTTACCTGAAACTGGCCGTGCAACAATTCCGAAGGTTTCGAGTATTACCGATAAGCTTGCTCATATGTCGGTGACCTCTCGAACACGTACGACTGTGAAGCCCCCTGTCCCGATGTTGAAGGCTGGGCATGTCAAGTCAGACTTCCTCGGTAAATCTGACGAAATCCCTCCAGCAAAGAGATTGACAAGAAAACTGGTCAGCTAA
- the LOC124688115 gene encoding protein Brevis radix-like 2 has product MLACIACSTKDGGEDGGRAAATHNGRDASKSLTSQLKDMVLKFSGSGKHYKATGSPSFRGNRFHRSSRLAAYPGVVDDSGFTSDGAGEAYSYMRTTSSTGARTAPSSTWDMPKINHGFQTHVRNPSTSWIPSIGEADEEEDDDDDETVVLEEDRVPREWTAQVEPGVHITFVSIPGGAGNDLKRIRFSREMFNKWEAQRWWGENYDRVVELYNVQTFRQQGLSTPSSSVDDAMQSESFYSRAGSTRESPVVMLPPSATVRPISRTTSYKAASTARGTCYPSTAVPDPSDHVWAHHFNMLNSAAGAGASSMPSSAGAPGPYDPSRATTSSLDEASVSVSNASDLEATEWVEQDEPGVHITIRELGDGTRELRRVRFSREKFGEERAKVWWEQNRDRIHTQYL; this is encoded by the exons TTGAAGGACATGGTGCTCAAGTTCTCTGGCTCTGGCAAACACTACAAGGCCACCGGGAGCCCATCATTCAGAGGCAATCGCTTCCACCGCTCCAGCCGGCTTGCCGCGTACCCGGGCGTCGTCGACGACTCGGGCTTCACGTCTGACGGTGCCGGCGAGGCATACAGCTACATGAGAACAACGTCGAGCACAGGGGCACGCACTGCCCCGTCATCGACGTGGGACATGCCCAAGATCAACCATGGTTTCCAGACGCACGTGAGAAACCCGAGTACGAGCTGGATACCGAGCATCGGGGaggcggacgaggaggaggacgatgatgatgatgagacaGTTGTCCTGGAGGAAGACCGCGTGCCGAGGGAGTGGACGGCACAGGTCGAGCCTGGCGTGCACATCACCTTCGTCTCCATCCCCGGCGGCGCGGGTAACGACCTCAAGCGCATTCGGTTCAG CCGGGAGATGTTCAACAAGTGGGAGGCGCAGCGGTGGTGGGGCGAGAACTACGACCGCGTCGTGGAGCTTTACAACGTGCAGACGTTCCGGCAGCAGGGCCTCTCGACGCCGTCGTCCTCCGTCGATGACGCCATGCAG AGTGAATCGTTCTACTCCCGCGCTGGCTCGACGAGGGAGAGCCCAGTGGTGATGCTGCCACCATCAGCGACGGTGAGGCCGATCAGCCGGACGACGTCGTACAAGGCGGCGTCCACGGCCCGGGGGACGTGCTACCCGTCCACCGCCGTGCCGGACCCGTCCGACCACGTGTGGGCGCACCACTTCAACATGCTCAACTCCGCCGCGGGCGCGGGTGCGTCGTCCATGCCGTCGAGCGCCGGCGCCCCGGGCCCGTACGACCCTTCGCGCGCCACCACGTCGTCCCTGGACGAGGCCTCCGTGTCCGTGAGCAACGCGAGCGACCTGGAGGCGACGGAGTGGGTGGAGCAGGACGAACCGGGCGTCCACATCACCATCCGCGAGCTCGGCGACGGCACGCGGGAGCTCCGCCGCGTCCGCTTCAG CCGGGAGAAGTTCGGCGAGGAGCGAGCCAAGGTGTGGTGGGAGCAGAACCGGGACCGGATACACACGCAGTATCTGTAG
- the LOC124688114 gene encoding protein NRT1/ PTR FAMILY 5.10-like → MDTEVPFLLTGSVDDAGDAPLAGVSDFRGRPVYRTSSGGWRSALFVTVLEIASNFASFGLSANLITYLTGPLGHSTAAAAADVNAWTGTATLMPLLGAFVADSWLGRYRSIIVACTLYVVGYGMITLVSSLPELPSSSLDDGDLSPRPSSMKIVLFYASIYLVAVAQGADKPCGLAFAADQFDPGHPKESASRSSVFNWWYFSMAVGIAVAISVVSYVQENVGWAIGFGSLCAMMLCAFVIFLAGTPTYRLYAPNSDAESPFVRLARGFAALGRNSSFSFGRKRHHPADEDSTDKVLSDEARAVLRLLPIWATCLTYGVVYAQVTTLFNKQGRTLDRRIFGGLELPPAALQTFGPASILVFVPIYDRVLVPALRSTTGNPSGLTLLQRMGTGMVLSLAAVSVAALVEAQRLETAREHGLVDDAGATVPMSWAWLVPQYVIMGVSNVFTLVGMQEFFYDQMPSELRSLGLALYFSVLGISSFISGALISLLDRVTASGGGDSWFADNLNRAHLDYFYWLLAGVSAAELALYLYFVRSYVYIHKRLY, encoded by the exons ATGGACACGGAGGTCCCATTCCTGCTCACCGGCAGCGTGGACGACGCGGGTGACGCGCCGCTCGCCGGAGTCTCCGACTTCCGCGGCCGCCCCGTCTACCGCACCAGCTCTGGCGGATGGCGCTCCGCCCTGTTCGTCACCG TGCTGGAGATCGCCAGCAACTTCGCCTCTTTTGGCCTGTCGGCGAACCTCATCACCTACCTGACAGGGCCGCTCGGccactccaccgccgccgctgccgccgacgtGAACGCCTGGACGGGGACAGCTACCCTCATGCCGCTGCTGGGCGCCTTTGTGGCCGACTCTTGGCTGGGTCGCTACCGATCCATCATCGTGGCCTGCACCCTCTATGTCGTG GGTTATGGCATGATCACTCTGGTATCCAGCCTTCCcgagctgccctcgtcatcgctcGACGACGGCGACTTGTCACCCCGCCCATCGTCGATGAAGATCGTCCTCTTCTACGCCTCCATCTACCTCGTCGCAGTCGCGCAAGGTGCTGACAAGCCGTGCGGCCTGGCCTTTGCCGCCGACCAGTTCGACCCTGGCCACCCCAAGGAGAGCGCCTCCCGAAGTTCCGTCTTCAACTGGTGGTACTTCTCCATGGCTGTCGGAATCGCCGTCGCCATCTCCGTCGTCAGCTACGTCCAGGAGAACGTTGGCTGGGCAATCGGATTCGGCTCACTCTGCGCCATGATGCTTTGCGCCTTCGTCATCTTCCTCGCCGGCACTCCCACCTATCGCCTATACGCGCCCAACTCCGACGCCGAGAGCCCCTTCGTCCGTCTGGCCCGCGGCTTTGCCGCGCTTGGCAGGAACTCAAGCTTCTCCTTTGGCAGGAAGAGACATCACCCTGCAGACGAGGATTCCACGGACAAGGTCCTGTCAGACGAGGCGCGGGCGGTGCTGCGGCTTCTGCCGATCTGGGCGACGTGCTTGACGTACGGCGTGGTGTATGCGCAAGTCACGACGCTCTTCAACAAGCAGGGACGCACTCTGGACCGCCGCATCTTCGGTGGCCTGGAGCTGCCGCCGGCAGCGCTTCAAACGTTCGGGCcagcaagcatattggtgttcgtGCCCATCTACGACCGTGTACTGGTGCCCGCCCTGCGGAGCACGACGGGGAACCCATCGGGGCTGACATTGCTTCAGCGCATGGGCACAGGCATGGTGCTGTCCCTCGCCGCGGTGTCGGTGGCGGCGCTGGTGGAGGCCCAGCGGCTGGAGACGGCTCGCGAGCACGGCTTGGTGGACGATGCTGGCGCGACGGTACCAATGAGTTGGGCATGGCTGGTTCCGCAGTACGTGATCATGGGAGTGTCGAATGTGTTCACGCTGGTCGGGATGCAGGAGTTCTTCTACGACCAGATGCCCAGCGAGCTGCGTAGCCTGGGGCTGGCGCTCTACTTCAGCGTGCTCGGCATCAGCAGCTTCATCAGCGGCGCGCTGATATCGCTTCTTGACCGTGTCACCGCTAGCGGAGGCGGCGACAGCTGGTTCGCCGACAACCTTAATCGCGCTCACCTCGACTATTTCTACTGGCTACTTGCCGGTGTCAGTGCCGCCGAGCTAGCGCTTTACCTCTACTTCGTGAGATCCTACGTGTACATCCACAAGAGACTCTACTGA